In Longimicrobium sp., one genomic interval encodes:
- a CDS encoding DUF3667 domain-containing protein: protein MAAPPDRREPLNAPRPNPPPPDTRDYSLRRYLVEFFEVVTNADSRFVRSFRALLVQPGELTAAYFSPRRDEYLRPQQILLFCSVFFFFTQPLIGFNGLNSPLHIHLSQTPYSPLVEPWVMAEVARRGMELEAYRAIFDAAVDAHARSLAFLLVPVFALLVAMVFWRPRRFLVQHLVFATHAIAFMLLLMPPV from the coding sequence ACGCACCCCGCCCGAACCCGCCCCCGCCCGACACCCGGGACTATTCGCTCCGCCGCTACCTGGTGGAGTTCTTTGAAGTCGTCACGAACGCCGACTCGCGCTTCGTGCGCTCGTTCCGCGCGCTCCTCGTGCAGCCGGGTGAGCTGACCGCGGCGTACTTCTCGCCGCGCCGCGACGAGTACCTGCGGCCGCAGCAGATCCTCCTCTTCTGCAGCGTCTTCTTCTTCTTCACCCAGCCGCTGATCGGCTTCAACGGCCTCAACTCGCCTCTGCATATCCACCTGAGCCAGACCCCCTACAGCCCGCTGGTGGAGCCGTGGGTGATGGCCGAGGTGGCGCGGCGCGGGATGGAGCTGGAGGCGTACCGCGCGATCTTCGACGCCGCGGTGGATGCCCACGCGCGGTCGCTGGCCTTTCTGCTGGTGCCCGTCTTCGCGCTCCTGGTGGCGATGGTCTTCTGGCGTCCGCGGCGCTTCCTCGTGCAGCACCTCGTATTCGCCACGCACGCCATCGCCTTCATGCTCCTGCTGATGCCGCCCGT